AGTATCGGACTTGACAGTCGGATCCTGTTGTTGGGCAAGGTAGACCTCATAGGCCAGAATCTGAACCGCCGCACCCAGATTGAGTGAGCTATAGTCCTCATTGGTCGGGATATGGACAAGAAATGTGCAACGGTCAAGTTCACTATTGGTGAGACCCGATCGCTCTCGCCCAAATACCAGGGCAACATCCCCCGACCTGGCCTCCTGTACCAGCTTGGTGGCCGCCTCCCTGGGGGTCACGATAGGCCAGTCGATGCTTCGGGTACGGGCGCTGGTACCCACCACAAGACGGCATCCGGTCAAAGCTTCATCGAGGGATCCCGCTACGCGGGCGTTATTCAACAGATCATCGGCCCCCGAGGCACGGGATGTCGCTTCCTGATGAGGATAGTGCTGGGGTGTTACCAGGTGGAGTTGCCGCAGCGACATGTTCTTCATGGCGCGGGCAGCCGCCCCGATATTGCCGGGATGGCTTGTATCCACCAGCACGATACGGATGTTTTTCAACATAGACGAATAAAAATCCTGATACTTCCCCAATCAAGTGGGAAATAAACCGCGATAAAACCGGCCACAAATGGACGCCATCACCGCCAATAGGCGCAGATTGTACACTATTAAAGATAAAGTCGAACAATGACTTACAACCATGATGCTATGCGTTTTTTTACAATCCTGAAGAGATTGGCTACAACGGAGGTGAATAGGGAGACGGCTAGTGCGCTATCCATTTACAGTGTCAAAGTATTTGCGACATTTGCGGTGGTTGGCGTTCATTTGCGGCCTAATCAATGGTTCTTTGTTAATTGCCTGGTTAGTCAATCAATCCACCCGAACTGGTGAAGAGCCAAAATCCTTATACGATAATTTTTTAGGGTTCTCCTGAATTCTTCAGAAATGCCGGCGAAATCAGTATGAAATAGTTTAACCTCCTCGCTACTTGCTGTATCCTCGCGGCCCATGAATCCGATGCTCACCATTGCCGTACGCGCCGCCCGCGAGGCCGGACGTATCATCACCCGTAACTTCAACCGGATCGATCGCCTGACGATCAGCGATAAAGGCAGTAACGACTTCGTCAGCGAAGTCGACCGGAATGCAGAAGCCGTGATTATCAATCTGCTGCGTGAGAAATATCCACATCACGCCGTTCTGGCAGAGGAGAGCGGCAAGCAGGGGGCTGACGACTACATCTGGATCATCGATCCACTGGATGGCACGACCAACTTTTTGCATGGTTTCCCCCAATTCGCGGTATCCATCGCCCTCAAGATCAAAGGTCGCCTGGAGGTCGGTGTCGTCTACGACCCGGTCAGTGAAGAGATGTATACCGCTTGCCGTGGTGAAGGCGCGTTGCTGAATGACAAAAAGATCCGGGTCTCCGGCCGCAAAGGGCTCAATGGAGCCCTGCTGGGTACCGGTCTGCCCTATCGGGACTTCAGATTCACCGACAACTATATGGGCATGCTCAAGGCGCTGATCAAGGATAGCGCGGGTGTGCGTCGTCCAGGCTCTGCCGCACTCGACTTCGCCTATGTGGCTGCCGGCCGAATGGACGGTTTCTGGGAGCTCGGTCTGCGTGAATGGGACTTTGCCGCAGGGGCGCTCCTGGTCAGAGAAGCGGGGGGACTGGTGACGGACATCGGTGGTGGCGAACGCTATCTTGAAACCGGTAATGTCATCGCCGGAAACATCAAGGTCCACAATGCCATGCTGAAATGCATCCTGCCTCATCTTGACAGCAAGCTGACCGCTTGAAAGGCGATTGCAAATCGCTCGATGTATGTGCGAGAGAGAGCCAAATCGGGTAAAAAAAACAGCGGCATCCATACAGCGTAAATCCGTTAATAGAGTCCGGTTTCATCGCCCTGGTGCCTGTTGGCGCTGGTTTAATCGTCCCTATAAACTGCAGCTGTAGATTTGCATCAGCCTGTTAATTCCCATCCTCAAGAATCCGGTTCACAGATTCAATCAAACCACCTGAAAGCCCCTCAAGATTAGCCAAACGTAACCGTTAGCTGGTGTGAATGCACTGAAAAAAACAGTGCCTCTGCAAGAACTGATTATTGCTTAGTAACGCTATTCATACGGAACGGCGAAGATGGAAAAAGACCCAAGAAAGAGAAAAAAACTGAGTGACCATGCCCTGGAAATGATCATGCGTGACGTATTGCACGGTATGCGGGAGTTTTCACTTGAAATGCAAGCGGATACGGCAGTTGCAATGGCTTCCACGGATGACCATGGATTATCCTCGGACAGTATTGAAAGCGTACTACGATCGAAAAAGAGATAGCCCCCTGAAACGGAGGCCATCACTCAAGGCACCTCTTCCTGAGCGCCATCATCCTCTTTCTTCACCGGCATCAGATCCGCACGGCTCACACCCATGAAAAGCACTGAACTACTTGCAACATAGATTGAAGAGTACGTGCCGATCACCACACCCACGATCAACGCCAGGGCGAATCCATGGATGATCTCACCACCAAACAGGAACAGTGCGGCCAAAACAAGCAGGGTGGTGCCTGAAGTTATCAGGGTTCGGGAAAGGGTTTGGTTGACAGATGTATTGATGATGCTCACTGCCTCGCCCTTGCGGATCTTTCTGAAGTTCTCCCGAATGCGATCAAATACGACGATGGTATCGTTGAGTGAATAACCGATAACCGCTAATACGGCAGCCAGGACCGGAAGATCGAACTCTACTTGGAACAAGGCAAAGAAACCAATCGTGATCAGTACATCATGCACCAGGGCGATCACTGATCCAACGGCAAAACGATACTCGAATCGCAATCCCACATAGATCAAGATGCCGATCAAGGCATACAGCATCGCCAGACCACCATCCTCGGTCAGTTCATCACCCACCTGAGGGCCGACGAATTCAACCCTGCGCAGATCGACATTCGGATCGATCGACTGCATGGCAGTAAAGGCGCGATCGCTGAGTACCGCACTCTCAATATCTTCTCGGGGCGCCAATCTGACCAACACATCCTTGGAGGTACCGAAGTGTTGAATCACCGCATCACCAAAGCCGTCCTTGGCCAGCGCCTCGCGCACAACCGGTAGCTCTACCGCCTGTGGATATCCGACTTCCACGAGAGTACCGCCGGTGAAATCAATCCCCAGATTGAGTCCGCGGACGATGATAGCGCCCAGTGAGATCAATAGCAGTATGCCCGACAGTACCAGTGCAAGATTGCGCTTGCCCATCAAGTCGTAACGGGCCTCTTTGTTTAAGATCTGCATAACAAGATTCCTTATATCGCCAGCGCTTTTACGCGCTTACGGCCATAGATCAGATTGATCACCGAACGTGTACCGATGATAGCGGTAAACATAGAGGTACAGATGCCGATTGCCAGCGTGACCGCGAAACCCTTGATCGGTCCGGTACCAAAACTGAACAACACCACGGCCGCGATAAGGGTGGTGATATTGGCGTCAATGATGGTGGAGAAGGCCTTCTCATAACCGGCCTGGATACTCGCCTGGGGCGAGTTGCCGTTGGCAATCTCCTCACGGATTCGTTGGAATATCAACACATTCGCATCCACCGCCATGCCAACGGTGAGCACGATGCCGGCGATGCCAGGCAGAGTCAGGGTCGCCTGCAGCATAGAGAGAATCGCCACAATCAGCACAAGATTCATGACCAGCGCCAGATCGGCTACCAGACCGAAAATGCGATAGTAGATTGCCATGAATACCATTACCAGAGCCAGCCCGATCATCACCGATTTAAAACCCTGGTCGATGCTGTCCTGTCCCAGGCTGGGGCCGATTGTCCGCTCTTCGACGATCTCGATAGGTGCTGCCAGGGCACCTGCCCGAAGCAACAATGCCAGGTCCCTGGCCTCTTCCGTGGTATCGAGCCCTGTGGTCTGGAAACGTCTGCCGAAGGGTTCCCTGATGGTGGCGATGGAGATCACCTCCTCGACCCGTTTCTTCACCTTCACCGGTTCACCATTCACTATCCGCGTGGTGGTGCGGTTCTCGATGAAAACCACCGCCATCGGCTTGCCCACATTCTCATTGGTCATGCGCCGCATGCGCTTGGCGCCAACACCGTCCAGGCTGACGAAGACCGCTGGTTGGCCCGTCTGTTGATCCAGACCCGATGAAGCATCGACAATCTGGTTACCGGTGACGATCACCCGTTTTTTCAACAATACCGGTTGACCATCCCGCTCGTGATAAAGGTTGGAACCAGGCGGGATACGTCCATTCACCGCATCCTCCACACTATGCTCGGTGTCAGCCAATCGATATTCAAGCGTCGCGGTAGCTCCCAGGATCTCTTTCAGCTTTGCCGGATCCTGCGCACCGGGCAGTTGGACCACAATCCGCCTGATTCCCTGTTGCTGTATCAAAGGTTCGGCGATACCCAGCGCATTGACTCGATTACGCAATGTGGTGATGTTTTGCTGCAGGGCGAACTTCTGCACCTCCTGCCTCTCTACCGGAGAGAGTGAGACAAGAATCAGGAATGCATCCCCCTCATCAATACTTTCGAGATTCAGGGATCGAAACTCATTACCGATCAGGTCCGATGCCTGATCTCGTTTCTCCGGATTATTGAATTTAACGACAACCTGTTCATTCTCACGGCTGATACGGATATATCGCAGCTTGTTCTCCCGCAGCAAGGTTCTTATATCGCTGCTGTAGCGTTCCGCCGCCTGCTCGATCGCTGCCTCCATATCCACATCGATGAGTACATGGATACCGCCTCTGAGATCGAGTCCGAGATACATAGGCTCAGCCCCCAAGCCGACCAGCCAGTCGGGCAGATCAGGAGAGAGTGTTAAAGCCGGGGTATAGTTCTCGCCAAGTTCAGCGGCTATCCGGTCCATTGCCTTGAGTTGATCCTCAGAGCTCAAGAATCGTACCAGCAGCTTGCCGTTTTTCTGCGCCATACCCTTGGCCGTGATACCCACTTTGTCCAGCGCCTGCTGCACCCGTGATTCGGTCGTCTGATCTATAACGGCATCACGCTGTGCGGAGATTTCCATTGAAGGGTCCTGGTCGAACAGGTTCGGCAAGGCGAATAATCCGCCTAGCAGGACCACGAGCAAAACCATTAGGTTTTTCCAAAGTGGGTATTGGTTCATCGTACTTTCAAAATGTTAAAACTATGTAAGAAGCGGTTTGACTCAATATCGACTAGAGTTCTTTCAGGGAACCTTTCGGTAACACCGAGTCAACGGCCTGTCGGCGGATTTTCACCGCGGTTCCATCAGATACCTCCAGCAAGAGAAAGTTCTCGCCAAGATCGGTAATCTTCCCCGCCATGCCACCGGTAGTGACGATTTCATCCCCCTTGGCCAGGGCCTCAACCATCTTCTTATGCTCTTTCTGGCGCTTCACCTGGGGACGAATCATCAGAAAGTAGAGTACAGCGCCGAAAATAACCAGGGGCAGCAACCCGGTAATTGCACTTGCTTGTTCGGTAGCGGCCGGCGCCTCCGCCAAGGCATCAGATATAAAAAAACTCATTTCAACTAACCTCTCATTCGGGCCAAACAGTATCCGTCAGGCAGATCATGCCCGGTGATAAAATCAGCGGCCGATTATGACACAGAAGGGGAAAATTAGCAGGCTTAAGTGATGTATTGGAATAATTCCATCTTATCAACTGCGCACTGGTGCAGCAAAGCTGCTGCCTGGTAATGCAAGTCACCTGGTTAGCAAACAAAATCAGCGCTTTAGGGTGGGACCCTGACTCACCTGTGAGGGCTGGATAGCATGGCGAGTATTCGGGATTGGCTTGTCCTCACGTTTCTGAGTGGAACCCAAGCGAAATGCAGGACAATGAATGGATACTCACACAGGAGCATGGGATTCAGCGCCAAAAAACAGTCAATACCAGACCGAGAGATAGGCTTTGATCACATTGGCTGTAAATGAGTAGAGAGGCTCCTCACCGGCGACACCGCCGCGGGTTATATTGCGAAAATCGTCATACTCGAATCGAATCAGGTCGAGTGAGAAGTTGAGGCTGCCATTGTCTATAAACTGCCACCTCTCAGGATGAAAATCATAACTCACAGTGAATCCGAGGGTGTGGCTTTGAAATGTACTCAACTCCTTGTCCCGTGCCAGAAAATTCTGCTCGTTCACACGTGAGAAGAGATCGCTGTAGAAATCGGCTGCGTTCTGAGTGTAGTAGCGATAACGGACATCGACCACCCAGTCTTTCTCCAGGGGGTGGGTATAGGCGAATTCCACGTTGTTGGCACTGATACCCCAGGTATCGTTGAAGTAGCGATATTCACCGCTCAAGGCGGCACGGTAGGGAAGATAATATTTCAGGCGCAAGGCCAGGGCGTTACTGGTGCGTGTACTTGGATACCTCTCGGGTTGAAAGCCGTATCCATTCTCACTGAGTGGATCGAGAAATCGATAGGAGCGATAGGGATTGTTCAGGTAGCCCTCGTCGGTAATTGTCTCCCAATCGATGTCGAGAATGCTCTCTTTGGTCAAAATCTGGCTGACACCGATACGGTAATTCTGCCGCTTCAGTGACTCTCCGAAATCCCTGTCTCCATTGCGGCTGATATCATCATTGCCCACCGCATACCCGAGTGAGACGGTTGTGAGGTCACCGAACATATCGTGACTGATGGAAAAGCTGCCGGTCTCGGCTTGGTAGTCGCTCTCATCACTGCTGGTTAGCGCCAGGCTCATCAAGGTCTTATTGTGCAGATAATCCAGCGCCAGGCTGGTTTCCGTACGCTCCTCGGTATAGGGCGACGCCATGCTGACCACATCCACCGAGGCGCTTGAGATGGAATCGATATAGTAGTTGGCATTCAGTGACACATTGCCGGAAAAGGACTTGCGCACCAGGATCGATGGCCCATCCACTTCGACACCACCGCCATCGTAACGGTGATACATGATATCCGCTCTGTCTTCAGGAAGAACCGTAGCCTGCAATCCCGCACTGCACGTTAACAGCAGCACTATTTGCAGACCGAAAAGGCCCCGCTCTGATATCAGCCATGAGAAAACCGAAGTGCAACCTCGCATGGTCGTGAGACTAGTTACAGCCACATCCCCCTCCGCCTCCGCCCTCGGCGCCACGTGCCGCCTCGCGGGTCTGATAGACATGGTGTCGGTAGGCGCTCGCGACAGGGTCGCGCTCAAAACTCATGATCGGATCGGCCAGATGGGCACGCTCATAGGGTTGTACCCATGGCTCGATACTGCACCCTGCAGTAGCGAGAACGGATAGAGAGAGCAAAAACCTGCAGGTTCTGTATAACATCGTTTTCACTTCAATCAATGGTTACTCACGCAACAGCTGACGAATCTGTTGCTGGTACTCTTCCTCATATCCGGGTTTATATCCCTTATGGAGATAACGTATCCGTCCATCCCTATCGACCATGAAGGTGCTTGGCATCGCTTTAACCTGATACTGTTTACTCACTTTGCTACGGTCATCATAGAGAATGGGAAAACTCACCGGGACGTCACTCAGCATCTTATCGGCTGCGGCCCTGTCTTCATCCACATTCACGCCCAACAGTGAAAAACCCAGGGATTGGTAGCGATCGAACAACTGCTGCAACAGTGGCATCTCCTGGCGACAGGGACCACACCAGGACGCCCAGAAATTCACCATCACTACCTGCCCTCGCAGTTCACTCAGCTTTATATTCACACCCTCTCGACTCTTGAGTGTGAAATCCGGTGCCATGGATGGTTGCTTGGCTGCAACGGCATATCCGCAAGCCAACAGCAATAGACCGGCTACGATAAACTGATGCAATCGGAATTGAATTAGGCGTTTACTCAACATCGCTTTTCCCTCAAAAGAAGTATGTCAGGCCACCGTGCAGCTCGAAGTTGTGAATTGTCTTCGTCTCCCCCAGCAGGTCTGACTCGAACATGTGATCCCTGACATCGAGATGCAGGGTCAGCCAGTCATTGATCAAGAGTCGATACCCCGCACCGACATTGACCGTGAACTCATCGTCTCCGGCAAAGCGTGTGCTGCCGATTCCGGCGATCAGATAGAACTGGCTGTTATAGGCATATTTACCACCCAGAAACACCTCTCCGGGAAGCAGATTGTATCCGGCGGAGAGGTTGTAATAGGTGAAGTCACGGTCATCGTCGGCGAGCAGCTGAACATCGCCGCCCAGCTGTTCGAAACTCGTCTCCTTGGCCTCGGTCGTGCCGATCGCCGCCTCAACGAAAATCGATTCCGTAAGGTGATAGGCGAAACGGGCGCCGAAGACGCCGCTGGTCCCGAAATCCTCTATGTTCATCAAACCGGCATAGATCCCAATCTCGAAATCCTCTGTATCGATCTCGGGTTCCACAATCTCCCTGCGTGCAATCTCAGGCTCAATAAGCAGATCCTCACGCAGCCCCTCTCCGATAGGCTCAGCGGCTATACACGGCGGCATTATCAGGGCCGTCAGAAGTGACGCGATGCTCAGAAAAAGAAACCGAGTCCGATTTTCCACTGGTCAAATTCCTCATTGTCTTCACGACTGGTGAATGCGGTGTAGTGGCGAAACTCTCCGCGCAGAAAAAAACGCCGCGTCAGATAGACACGCAGGCCGGCGCCGACATGGGCCGTAGTGTCGGTACGATCCTCAGCCTGAACCAATGTCGACTTGGGCTCGGTGCGAATCACACCCCCTCCCAATGTGAAAAACGGACTATAGGTCCATTCGGGAAAGGGCTGAGACAGCAGGTTGACATCAAACAGGTATTCGCTTGAGAAATCACCCAAGGCTTGAGACAGACTGAGCTCAGCGGAGAGATTTTCATTGAACGAGTAACCACCATATAAACCAAGCAGTGTGGCGCCCTCCATGTCGCCGCCATAAAAACCGAATTCCCATTCCCGGTTCCTGAAATCATCCTGTGTATAGCCGACCAGCTTAAGCCGCTCACCATCCGCGGTTTGAGTCTGGCGCATCTGCTCCAAGCTGACCCAACCAGAACGACCGCGACGCGTGTAAACCTGAAACCAATCCGTACGACGCTTTCGAACCTCGACCCACTCCATCCTTTCCACGACGTATACGATGGGATAGGAACGCCCCGGCCCGGTGTGCATTTCAATATAGGGGGCTGTCACCTGAACCCGTTGATACTCCTCTTCTCCCGCACTGGTTGCAGGTATCAGCCAGATCAACAGCCAGCTCGTCCACAGATACCGCTTTAACCTAAGAAGTCTCAAACTCACTCATCCAGTGGTGCCATGAAAGGGTCATTGTAATATTGTGCGCCTATATCGAGCCATTCAGCTATCAGTCTTTTCTCCGCGTCACTCAGATAACCCGCATGCACGCCACCGGGATCAAACAGCCCAAGGAAGCGGCCATTATTCGCCGAGCCCGCCTCCATCGAGGCTCCTCCCGGCACCGGCACCGGTGCATCAGGCAGTGGAACAGGATTGCCCGATCCATCCAGGACCAGCTCACCGTTGTCATCGGTTTCATACAGCGGTTGGCCGTTTTCATCCGTTTGCGGCACCAGAATATCAACCAGAATACCGTCCACGACCTGCTGCAGATTATCCGGTACAAGCAACTCCCGATAGGCTGCGAAGTGGTCCGGCTCATCTTCGGATGGACCATCACTCAGATCCAGCTGGGCATCCGGTAACACGGTCACCCCATTGTCATCCGTGTCATGGCAGAGCGTACAGGTATGATCGTCGACCTGGGTATTGGAGGCATCGAATACCGGTCGTGGCAGCGACCATAACGGATGGATATGCTGTTCGTAATGTATGATGGAACGACAGAACACATTCCAGCTGCCGCTACAGGCAGCGTCACTCAGGGGCGACTCCGTCTCCAGGTCCGCATACCGATAGCTGAATTCCGTATCAGGCTCTCTCATGGCCGGATCCGTCCAGACATCGGTGAACAGCAGGTCCAAGGTTGGATCACAAGCGCCGGCTCTGCATTGCAGACGGTTGCGTGTCTGCGCCATGGTCTCTCCGAAATCGCTCCACAGCTCCGGATTGGCATTCGGGAATGGCAGACCGCTACCTGTACTGCCGTTATAGATACTGGGTGGCGCGGCACTCAGTCTGCCATGGGGAAGCGGGTTGTCAGCAGCATGGCAGCCACCGCAACTCACGACCTCTCCCGGCCTGAACTGGAGCCAGAAGCCATGAGGTTGATCGATGCGTCGTCCATTCGCATCGAGTATGGCGAAACTGACGGGAAC
This sequence is a window from Candidatus Thiodiazotropha sp. LNASS1. Protein-coding genes within it:
- the secF gene encoding protein translocase subunit SecF, coding for MQILNKEARYDLMGKRNLALVLSGILLLISLGAIIVRGLNLGIDFTGGTLVEVGYPQAVELPVVREALAKDGFGDAVIQHFGTSKDVLVRLAPREDIESAVLSDRAFTAMQSIDPNVDLRRVEFVGPQVGDELTEDGGLAMLYALIGILIYVGLRFEYRFAVGSVIALVHDVLITIGFFALFQVEFDLPVLAAVLAVIGYSLNDTIVVFDRIRENFRKIRKGEAVSIINTSVNQTLSRTLITSGTTLLVLAALFLFGGEIIHGFALALIVGVVIGTYSSIYVASSSVLFMGVSRADLMPVKKEDDGAQEEVP
- a CDS encoding outer membrane beta-barrel domain-containing protein, coding for MENRTRFLFLSIASLLTALIMPPCIAAEPIGEGLREDLLIEPEIARREIVEPEIDTEDFEIGIYAGLMNIEDFGTSGVFGARFAYHLTESIFVEAAIGTTEAKETSFEQLGGDVQLLADDDRDFTYYNLSAGYNLLPGEVFLGGKYAYNSQFYLIAGIGSTRFAGDDEFTVNVGAGYRLLINDWLTLHLDVRDHMFESDLLGETKTIHNFELHGGLTYFF
- the yajC gene encoding preprotein translocase subunit YajC, with protein sequence MSFFISDALAEAPAATEQASAITGLLPLVIFGAVLYFLMIRPQVKRQKEHKKMVEALAKGDEIVTTGGMAGKITDLGENFLLLEVSDGTAVKIRRQAVDSVLPKGSLKEL
- a CDS encoding DUF3570 domain-containing protein, with amino-acid sequence MAVTSLTTMRGCTSVFSWLISERGLFGLQIVLLLTCSAGLQATVLPEDRADIMYHRYDGGGVEVDGPSILVRKSFSGNVSLNANYYIDSISSASVDVVSMASPYTEERTETSLALDYLHNKTLMSLALTSSDESDYQAETGSFSISHDMFGDLTTVSLGYAVGNDDISRNGDRDFGESLKRQNYRIGVSQILTKESILDIDWETITDEGYLNNPYRSYRFLDPLSENGYGFQPERYPSTRTSNALALRLKYYLPYRAALSGEYRYFNDTWGISANNVEFAYTHPLEKDWVVDVRYRYYTQNAADFYSDLFSRVNEQNFLARDKELSTFQSHTLGFTVSYDFHPERWQFIDNGSLNFSLDLIRFEYDDFRNITRGGVAGEEPLYSFTANVIKAYLSVWY
- the secD gene encoding protein translocase subunit SecD — its product is MNQYPLWKNLMVLLVVLLGGLFALPNLFDQDPSMEISAQRDAVIDQTTESRVQQALDKVGITAKGMAQKNGKLLVRFLSSEDQLKAMDRIAAELGENYTPALTLSPDLPDWLVGLGAEPMYLGLDLRGGIHVLIDVDMEAAIEQAAERYSSDIRTLLRENKLRYIRISRENEQVVVKFNNPEKRDQASDLIGNEFRSLNLESIDEGDAFLILVSLSPVERQEVQKFALQQNITTLRNRVNALGIAEPLIQQQGIRRIVVQLPGAQDPAKLKEILGATATLEYRLADTEHSVEDAVNGRIPPGSNLYHERDGQPVLLKKRVIVTGNQIVDASSGLDQQTGQPAVFVSLDGVGAKRMRRMTNENVGKPMAVVFIENRTTTRIVNGEPVKVKKRVEEVISIATIREPFGRRFQTTGLDTTEEARDLALLLRAGALAAPIEIVEERTIGPSLGQDSIDQGFKSVMIGLALVMVFMAIYYRIFGLVADLALVMNLVLIVAILSMLQATLTLPGIAGIVLTVGMAVDANVLIFQRIREEIANGNSPQASIQAGYEKAFSTIIDANITTLIAAVVLFSFGTGPIKGFAVTLAIGICTSMFTAIIGTRSVINLIYGRKRVKALAI
- a CDS encoding TlpA family protein disulfide reductase, with the translated sequence MLSKRLIQFRLHQFIVAGLLLLACGYAVAAKQPSMAPDFTLKSREGVNIKLSELRGQVVMVNFWASWCGPCRQEMPLLQQLFDRYQSLGFSLLGVNVDEDRAAADKMLSDVPVSFPILYDDRSKVSKQYQVKAMPSTFMVDRDGRIRYLHKGYKPGYEEEYQQQIRQLLRE
- a CDS encoding outer membrane beta-barrel protein codes for the protein MIWLIPATSAGEEEYQRVQVTAPYIEMHTGPGRSYPIVYVVERMEWVEVRKRRTDWFQVYTRRGRSGWVSLEQMRQTQTADGERLKLVGYTQDDFRNREWEFGFYGGDMEGATLLGLYGGYSFNENLSAELSLSQALGDFSSEYLFDVNLLSQPFPEWTYSPFFTLGGGVIRTEPKSTLVQAEDRTDTTAHVGAGLRVYLTRRFFLRGEFRHYTAFTSREDNEEFDQWKIGLGFFF
- a CDS encoding DUF4266 domain-containing protein is translated as MLYRTCRFLLSLSVLATAGCSIEPWVQPYERAHLADPIMSFERDPVASAYRHHVYQTREAARGAEGGGGGGCGCN
- a CDS encoding RNA methyltransferase; translation: MLKNIRIVLVDTSHPGNIGAAARAMKNMSLRQLHLVTPQHYPHQEATSRASGADDLLNNARVAGSLDEALTGCRLVVGTSARTRSIDWPIVTPREAATKLVQEARSGDVALVFGRERSGLTNSELDRCTFLVHIPTNEDYSSLNLGAAVQILAYEVYLAQQQDPTVKSDTQRDLATADMLQGFHEHLAQALEDIGFTDPRQSQKLLRRLRSLFQRARPDKDEINIMRGILSAMQGRKSMRR
- a CDS encoding inositol monophosphatase family protein, which translates into the protein MNPMLTIAVRAAREAGRIITRNFNRIDRLTISDKGSNDFVSEVDRNAEAVIINLLREKYPHHAVLAEESGKQGADDYIWIIDPLDGTTNFLHGFPQFAVSIALKIKGRLEVGVVYDPVSEEMYTACRGEGALLNDKKIRVSGRKGLNGALLGTGLPYRDFRFTDNYMGMLKALIKDSAGVRRPGSAALDFAYVAAGRMDGFWELGLREWDFAAGALLVREAGGLVTDIGGGERYLETGNVIAGNIKVHNAMLKCILPHLDSKLTA